In bacterium, the following proteins share a genomic window:
- a CDS encoding flavodoxin family protein has translation MKQNARKKLLAICFSPRKKSNSSRLLDIALQKAENENIEIIRYNLSEFRIDPCNACEICYDGSPCPIRDDMTPIYEHLATANGLFISTPVYFYNVPACAKALIDRCQVFWARKYLLAERLPTRPCAIIEIAASGGNRVFDGINLTIKYFLDSISIYMPKPLALRHIDCIQEDLSTEALNSASVYGEAFLSRFITKE, from the coding sequence ATGAAACAAAATGCACGAAAAAAATTATTGGCCATATGTTTCAGCCCTCGAAAAAAGTCTAACAGCTCTAGGCTGCTCGATATTGCGCTGCAAAAAGCTGAGAATGAAAATATCGAAATTATTCGTTATAACCTTTCTGAGTTTCGAATCGATCCGTGTAATGCCTGCGAAATCTGCTACGATGGCTCGCCCTGCCCTATTCGAGACGACATGACACCGATCTACGAACATCTCGCCACCGCTAATGGCCTTTTTATTTCAACACCGGTCTATTTCTACAATGTCCCTGCATGCGCCAAAGCCCTTATTGACAGATGTCAAGTTTTTTGGGCACGAAAGTATCTTCTTGCAGAAAGGTTGCCAACGAGACCGTGCGCCATAATCGAAATAGCCGCCTCGGGCGGAAATCGAGTATTCGACGGAATTAACTTGACAATAAAGTATTTCCTCGATAGTATCTCTATCTATATGCCTAAACCGCTTGCGCTCAGGCATATAGATTGTATTCAAGAGGATTTAAGCACCGAGGCCCTGAATTCCGCCTCGGTCTACGGAGAAGCATTCTTATCTAGATTTATTACAAAGGAGTAA